The sequence below is a genomic window from Streptomyces sp. V1I1.
TGCCGGTGGTGCTGTGCGTGGCCAACCTGCGGACCTACAAGGGTCACCAGTACCTGCTCGACGCCGTCGCCCGGATGAAGCAGCGGGGGCAGCGCTGCACCCTCGTGCTGATCGGGGAGGGCCCCCAGCGACACCCTCTGCAGCAACAGGCCGAGCGGTTGGCCATCGACGTACGCTTTTTGGGCCATCGCACTGATGTACCCGCTTTTCTCGCTCGGGCGGACGTCGTCGTGCTGCCCTCCCTGGAGGAGGGCCTGAGCAACGCGGTCATGGAGGCCATGGCGGTTGGTCGGCCCGTGGTTGCCACCGCGGTGGGCGGAACGCCGGAGTTGCTGCGCGACCGAGGTGTGCTGGTACCCCCAGCAGACACCGAAGCTCTGGCGCAGGGCCTGCAATGGATGCTTACCGACCGCGCCGCCGCCGCACAACTGGGGAAGGCCGCCCGGGAGTGGGCACTTGAGCACTTGAGTGCGGACACAATGGTGGAGCGGCACATCAGCCTGTACGGGAAACTGCTGGAGCGCAGATCCGTCAGGTGAGCGCGAGGAACAGCCGGGCCGGAGCACCACTGCGGCGGTACACCCGGCGAGGCCGGCCGCCGCCCGTCTGCTGACGTCGGCGGCGCCGGCCCGGCCCGGCAGCACGGATCGAGCGCGGTCACCTCAGCTCGTAACGCCGGTCCCCACCGCCGCCGCGCTCCGAGCCGCAGGTGACGTCTGCGCGGTGTCCTGATCGGCGATCGAGGCGAAGACGTACTCATTGCAGCCCAGGCCCCCTCCGCAGGTCTTGAGATGGCGCAGTTCCAGCCCATGGCGCCGGCCCACACGGAACACCTCTTCCGGAGCGGCGACTTCGAAGGGATAACCTCCGACCCAGTCGATGAGGTCGTATCGGGCGGACATACCGCGAGCACGTCGAGCCTGGCCGCCGACGGGATGTCGCCCCGTCATGGCCGACTTCAGCAGGGTGACCGCTCGTCGGGGAGCGTTCAGGTACATCCCACTCCCGGCGACCAGCAAGCGCCGCGTGACTGGGCCGGAGGAGTTGTAGGTGCGCTTGACATGCCTCCACGCGCGGCTGCTCAGGCCCTGATCGTTGTAGATGGACACATACAACAACCCGCCGGGGGCGACCAGTCGGCAGGCGGTGTCCAACGCTTCCCACAGGGCGCCGGTGTGGTGCAGCACTCCCCAGGAGTAGACGATGTCGAACTGTCCGAGGCGGGAGATCACGGAGGAATCCAGCACCGAACCGTGCTCCACCCGCCAGTCACTGTCGGACGCGTACCGTTCACGCAGCTGCCTGGTGGTCTCCACCGCGTCGGGGTCGTAGTCGAAGGAGTGCACCTTCGCACCGAGTTGGAGTGCGGCCAGCGAGAACAGGCCGCTGCCGCAGCCGATGTCCAAGAACGTGCGCCCGGCGAGGTCGCCGGTTCCCAAGGCCGCCACGAGGGACTCTCGAGCGGCAGCGATACGGTCCTCGTCGACCAGCCTGCTGAACTTCTGCCAGTTGCGGCCGAAGGCGAAGCGCTTGCCTTGCTCTACCTCGCTGGAGCAGTCGATCACCTCATGGTCTCCTTCCTCCTGGGAGCGCATGTACCGCGGATTCCGGCAAACGTGCGTACTGACGCGGTATATCAGACGTCGGCCGGGAAGAGCGTCGACGCTGCGGTGGTGGAGGCAAGAATCGACCGAATACCGGGCTCTCGGCGATCCTTCCACGGCCCTCGAAATATTTCCGAGAGGGTTGTCCAAAGCAGCGGACACATACTTCGCGCCCTTGACGGATACCGGAGCGTGTTCGGCTTAATATCTCGCACATGTCGACCGCCACGTACCGAACCACGGGTTTCGGCATCCCACGTCTGCGCGTGATGAGAGTCATCACGCGAATGAATATCGGTGGTCCGGCTGTTCAGGTCTCGGCCCTCATGCGCGGGCTGGATCCCGAGCGATTCGACCATCACCTGATCGCCGGACTGGTGGGCCCGGGTGAGGCGGATTATCTCGATCAACGGGCACCCGATCTGCCCGTCCGCCGGATCGAGGGGCTGGGACGGGCTGTGCGGCCCACGGATGATGTGCGCTGCCTGCTCGAACTGGCGGCAGCCATACGCCGGTTCCGGCCCCATATCGTCCACACGCACACAGCGAAAGCGGGCGCACTGGGGCGGGCGGCTGCCGTGCTGGCGCGTGTCCCCTCAAGGGTGCACACTTTTCACGGCCATCTCCTGCATGGCTATTTCTCCCCGGCGAAGACTCGCGTCGTGGTGCAGACCGAACGCAGGCTTGCAGCCCTCTCCGATCGCTTGGTTGCCGTGGGCAGTCGAGTGCGGGACGACCTCGTCGCCGCCGGCATCGGAAAGACCGACCAATACACGGTCGTGCCGCCCGGCACCAGACTTGCAATCGCACCAGAGCCTGCCGAAGCCCGGCAACTGCTCGGACTCCCGCAGGGCTGTCCCGTGGTTGCCTATGTGGGACGAATTACCGGAATCAAGCGACCCGACCGCTTTCTCGCCGTGGCCCGCGAAGTGCGCCGCACCGTGCCCGCAGCGCATTTCGTGGTGTGTGGATCGGGCGATTTCCAACCGGATCCCGATGCGGTCACCGATCTCGGCGACTCGCTCCACCTGCTGGGCTGGCGTGCAGACGTGGAGACCGTATACGCGGCGGCCGACCTGGTGTTGCTGACCTCGGACAACGAAGGTATGCCCGTCAGTCTGATCGAGGCCGGCCTGGCGGGGCTGCCGGCGGTGGCCACCGACGTCGGCAGCGTCGCGGAGGTCGTACAGGACAGAGCGACGGGGCTCCTGGCAGGACCGTCGTCCGGTGAACTCGCTCGCCACACCGTGACTCTTCTGCGCGACGGGGAACTGCGCCGGGCTATGGGAGAACGAGCGCGCACGTTCACCACCCAGCGCTTCGGCGAGGAACGTCTGGTGGCCGACACGCAGGCTCTCTACACCTCCATCGCCGTCGCCCGCGGATGGTGGACCGCATCCCGTTCGAAAGGTGAGCACTGTTGAACGTCCTTGTTACCGGAGGCGCCGGCTTCATCGGCGCCAACCTTTGCCAAGAGCTTGCGTCGCGTCCGAATGTGGGCAAGGTCATCGCTCTCGACGACCTGAGCACAGGTTCTGCGGCCAACCTGGAGGGAGTTGACGCGGAGCTGATCGAGGGCAGCATTCTCGACCCCGACCTCCTTGAAAGCGTCGTTGCCAAAGTGGACGCTGTCGTCCACCTCGCAGCGCGCCCGTCTGTGCCGCGCTCTCTGGCGGACCCGGTCGCCAGTCATAGCGTCAACGCGACCGGGACGGTGTACGTCCTCGAGGCATGCCGACGCAGAAGCGTCTCGGTGGTGGCCGCCTCGTCCTCCTCGGTCTACGGTGCCGTTCCCGTACTGCCGAAACACGAGGACCTGCCGACCCAGCCCCTGAGCCCCTACGCCGCGAGCAAACTCGCCACCGAGTCCTACGTCCTTGCCTACGGCGCCTCGTTCGACCTGCGGGTTCTGGCGTTCCGGTTCTTCAACGTCTACGGGCCGTTGCAGTCGGCCGGCCACGCCTATGCCGCCGTGATCCCTGCCTTCATCGACGCTCTGCTGCGCGGCACGCCCATGAGGATCTTCGGCGACGGACTACAGACGCGGGACTTCACCTATGTCGGAACCGTCGTCAGGGTGCTGGCCGATGCGGTCCTGCGCAAGGTCACGTACCCCGGTCCGGTGAACCTGGCCTTTGGTACGCGAGTGCCTCTCATCGACCTCGCCCAGCAGCTCGCGGAAGTCGTCGGAGCTCCGGCCGACATCCAGCACGAGGCGGCGAGGGCGGGAGACGTCCGCCACTCCCAGGCCGCGGACGGTCTGCTGCGCGGGCTCTTCCCCGACGTCGCCCAAGTGCCGCTTGCGCGTGGACTGGCCGAGACGGTGCGCTGGTTCCGTACCCTGCCCGAGTACGCGGAGCTGCCACCGGCCAAGTCGCTCACGGTGGAAGTGGGCTGACGACAGAGTTGAGGGGAGCCACGGCGCGTCGCCGTGGCTCCCCTCAACTCTGTCCGTCCCTGCTTACGGCGTACACAGGGACTCTCAGCAGCAGGCCCCAGGCCACGACGGTCACCGTGACAACCGTGATCAGAACGGCGTTCTGCGGGACGATCTTGAACATGACGAGCACCGCTGTCAGGCACGTCATGGCCGCGAAGCCTCCGATGACAACGGCCACCTGGCGGACAGTCAGCCCGAGGCGCCGGAGTCGGTGGGCGATGTGATCCCTGCCGCCCTGCAGCACAGGTCTGCCCTCCCTGCGTCGCGCGACCATGACCAGGACGGTGTCCGCCGTGACGACCAAGGTGATGAGGAACAGACTGGTGTACCCGGAAAGGGCGGCGTTGTCCCTGTGCAGAACCACAGTGGCTGACGACACCAGAAAGCCCACGAAAAGTGAGCCCGCGTCACCGAGAAAGATCCGCGCCGGATGCCAGTTGTGGAAGAGGAAGCCTGCACAGGCCCCTGCCAGGGCAGCCATGACCGAGGCGGTGCCGACCAGCCCGACGGAGAGAGCGGCGCAGCAGAGGAATCCCGCGGTGACCGCGGTCACCGTGGACACCACCCCGTCCATGTTGTCCAGCAAGTTGAACGCGTTGGTGGTGAAGAGGATCCACGCGACGGCGAGTACCACGTCGAGCCATGTACCGAAGAGCACGGGATGGCCGCACCACAGAACCACCACCAGGGCCGCCGCCGCCTCGATACAGAGACGAAAACGGATGCTGAGCGGACGCAGGTCGTCGGTGAGCCCAAGAACGGCGATCAGCGCAGCGCAGGTGAGTACGACGCCAACCGTGGCGTCGTACTCCTTCGCGGCGAGTGTTGCCACACTCGCGGAGCCCAGGGTGGCAAACGCGACCGCGATGCCGCCGAGATAAGGCGTGGGGCGGACATGGACTCTGCGTGCGTTCGGCTGGTCGGTGTATCCGCGCCGCAGTGCCAGGCGCCGCAGTGGCTCGGTCAGCAGGGCAGCGATGAAGAGAGCCCCCAGCCCTGCGACTGCCGAAACCAACCACGGACTCAGACCGGACATGGACCCGCCAGCACGGTCTGTCCGGTGGAATTGCCGGTTTCCCCGTCGGCCGGACCATCAGCGACAAGCTCGACCGCCTGCTGCCTCACCTCACTCCGGGCATCGGCGACGGCGTCCGCCAGCACGTCGTCCAGGTTGCGCCTCGGCTGCCAGCCGGTGAAGGCCCTCAGTTTCGTGGTGTCGGGGACGCGACGCTCCATGTCTTCGAACCCCGGTCCGTAAGCCTCACCGTAGGAGAGTCGGCGCACGGACGAAGTGCTCTCGGCGCAGGCGATGATCCGCTCCGCCAGATCCAGAATGCTGATCTCCTCGTCGCTTCCGATGTTGAAGGTCTCACCTACGGCATCCGGAAGGTCGATCAGTGACAAGAGCGCTTCGACCACATCTGCGACATGGAGGAAACAGCGGCTCTGCTGCCCGGTGCCATAGACGGTGAGGGGCTCTCCTCGGACTGACTGACGGGCGAATCTGGGGATGACCATGCCGTAGGCGGGGCTCTGCCGAGGACCGACAGTGTTGAAGAACCGCACGATGGTGGAACGCAGTCCGTACTCCCGGCGGTACAGCTCGGCGAGGATCTCGTCGACCGCCTTTGCGGTGCTGTAGGACCACCGTGGGACAGAGGGACTTCCGAGGACGCGGTCGGAGGTCTCGTTCAGCGGTCCGGAGGAGTTCTTGCCGTAGATCTCCGATGTGCTGGCGAGGATTACTCTGCGGCCATGGCGGTGAGCAGACCCGATGACCGTTTCGGTGCCTTTGGTGTTGATGGTGAAGGAATTCAGCGGCTGTTCGACGATGAGTTTCACGCCTACGGCCGCCGCCAGGTGCACTGCGCAATCACAGTCACGCACCAACTCGTCGACGAGCGCCGCATCCAGCACCGATCCGTGGACGAATTGGAAGTTATCCTGCCCGCGCGCACTTGCCAGGTTCTCCAGGCGCCCGGTGCTGAGGTCATCGAGTGCAACGACCGGCTCACCACGTGCCAGCAGTGCATCGACGAGATGAGAGCCGATGAAGCCGGCTCCTCCGGTGACCAGGTACTTCGGACGTTCCATCACGTCGTCACTCCATGTTTGCCGGTGGGGCATTACCGGGGCATGTGCACCGGCAACGCGTGGCAACGATAGCCAGGGATAACGCAAATAGAATGAATGGAATCCCGCAATTAGCCCATTCGTGCCCCCTTGACGGCTGACATGGCTCCATTCGCCTGACGAGTGTCACTCAAGAGATGGACGGGGAGCCGCGTCGAGCGAGTGTCAGGCATATTCCTCCGAAACATTCTGCTTGGCAAGCAGAGAGGAGTCACCGTGTCGGTGGCAACAAAGAAGGTGGTAGTGGTCGGCCAGGGGTACGTAGGCCTTCCACTCGCCGTTCGTGTGGCGGAAGCCGGGCACAGCGTCGTGGGTCTCGATGTGGACGAGATGCGCGTCAAGCGTCTGGCTGCCGGCGAGTCCTTCGCCGAGGACGTCACGTCACTTCGCCTACTGGCAGCCCTCAACTCGGGCCGCTATTCCCTGAGTACCGATTACGCCGATGCCGCGGGCTTCGATATCTGCGTCATCACGGTGCCGACTCCCCTGAAGGACGGTGTCCCCGACCTGAGTTTCGTGGAGACCGCCGCACAGGCAGTCGCCCAGCAGCTCCGGCCGAACGCCACGGTGATCCTTGAGTCCACCACGTACCCGTGCACGACCGAGCACGTGGTATGCCCGATCCTGGAGGCGGGCAGCGGGCTCCGGGCGGGCAAGGACTTCTTCCTGGGATACAGCCCGGAAAGGATTGACCCGGGAAACCCGACCTGGCGGCTGGAGAACACCCCCAAGGTGGTTTCCGGTTTGAACGAAATCTCCCTGCGACATGTCGAGCAGTTCTACGACGACGTCGTGGACCGTACTGTCCCGGTGAGCTCACCGCGCACGGCCGAGCTGACCAAGCTCCTGGAGAACACGTTCCGCCATGTCAACATTGCCCTCGTCAACGAGCTTGCGATGTTCTGCAAACCACTTGGCATCGACATCTGGGAAGTGATCGACGCGGCGGCGACCAAGCCCTTCGGCTTCATGCGCTTTCTGCCCGGGCCCGGCGTCGGAGGGCACTGCCTGCCCATTGATCCCTCCTATCTTTCGTGGCAGGTCAAACAGACGCTTCGGCACGACTTCCGCTTCGTGACACTGGCCAACGACATCAACAGCCATATGCCCGACCATGTGGTATTGCGCGTTGCCAGAGGGCTCAACGCCCGCCGCAAGCCGGTCAACGGCAGCCAGATCCTGGTCCTCGGGCTCGCCTACAAGAAGAATACCGGCGACATTCGGGAGTCCCCTGCGGTTGCCGTGGCTCTCGGACTGAGGCAACTGGGCGCTCACGTCCTGGCGGTGGAACCGCATGTCGACGCTCTTCGGCTGCCCGAGGACATCCTGTGCGTCGATCTCACCGAGGAACAGGTCGCCGCAGCCGATGCCGTGGTCATCGCCTCTGACCACGACATCTTCGATTACGCAATGGTGGAGAAGGTCGCCGACTACGTGTTCGACGCCTGCAATCGCTGCCGCGCGGAAACCGTTGAGCGCCTCTGAAGGGCCGCCCATGCACTCCGTTGGGGTACGAAAAGGTGAGCATGCATGCCATGTGCCCTGAATCCCTCAGCGCGGTCCTAGGGTGACCGTTCACTCACTCATTTGCTCCGATCGGGGATGACCTTGGATTTGCGCGACTACCTTCGAGTCCTTTCCCGCCGGTGGCGCATCATCGCCATTGTGGCTTTGCTGGGGACAGCCGCGGGCATCCTGACAAGTACCGTCGCGACTCCTGAGTACCGGGCAACGACCACGCTGTTCGCTTCCCTCCAGAGTGGTGCCGACACCTCCCAGCTCATTCAGGGGAACTCATTCACCCAGGCGAGAGTCCAGTCCTACACCGACGTAGCGACCAGCCCGGCGGTGACCAAGCCGGTCGTGAAATCCCTCCGGCTCAAGATGACGCCGACCCAGCTGGCTGCGCGGATCTCGGCCGAGGCGCCGCTCAACACGGTGCTGGTCCGTCTGACCGTCACCGACACCCGTGCGGCACGAGCCGCCCGTATCAGCAATGCGGTCGCTACTCGCTTCGCCCAGGTGATCAGGGAGCTGGAACGTCCGGAGAAAAGCAAATCCCCGTCCCCGGTACGACTCACCGTCACCCAGCCTGCCGCCGTGCCGCCCGCGCCTTCGTCCCCGAACACCGCCCTCAATGTCACGCTCGGGCTGGCGGTGGGCCTGCTTCTCGGGCTGGGGCTGGGCGTCGCAGTGGAGACAGTGGACACGTCGATGCGCGACTCCAAAGCCCTCGCCGAGTGCCTGGAAGGGGCTGGGGGGCCCGCCGTGCTGTCCAGCATCGTGCAGGACCCGAAGGCCGTACGGCAGCCTGTCTCGTTGCGCGACGACAGGCACGGCCTTCGTGCGGAGGGCTTCCGGAAGCTGCGAGTCAATCTGCAGTTCGCGGAAGTGGACCGGCGGCCGAAGGTGATCGCCGTCACCAGCCCGCTGCCCCGTGAGGGCAAGAGCAGCGTGTCGGTCAACCTGGCCGCCACGCTGGCCGAAGAGGGCGCAAGGGTATGCCTGATCGACTGCGACCTGCGCCGCCCTTCGATCGCTCCCGCTCTCGGTCTGGTCAGGGACGCCGGGCTCACCACAGTGCTGGTGGGCCGGGCCGAAGTGCATCAGGTACTGCAGGCGGCCGGGTCCTTCTCCGTGCTCACCAGTGGGATGATTCCTCCCAACCCGACCCAGCTCCTCGGAAGCACCTATTTCGGCGACTTGCTGCACACTCTTGCCGAGCAATTCGACCATGTCGTGGTGGACACCCCCCCCGTGCTCCCCTTTGCCGACACCGCAGCGATGGCACCCGCCATTGACGGCTACCTGCTCGTGGCGCGCGCCGGGCGGACAAGCCGGAGCCAGGTCGTCGACGCCTTGCGCATCCTCCAACGCGTCAGTGTCCCAGTGTTGGGGGCCGTCCTGAATGGCGCTCCGGCGCGAGGGGAGGGCGAAGCGTACGGCTATGCGTACAAGTACCGGCCGAAGCAGAGCCGGAAAGCCCGGCTGACCGCGCTCGTGTCGTCACGCTCGGCGGCAGGGGTCCGCAGCCGAGGGCCGGCTGCCAAGGGGCACGGGGCGCCTCTGCCGGTGCCGGTGCCGGTTTCGGCCAAGACACGACCGTAGTCATGCGTCTTGCGGTGGTGCTCCCTGTCGCGGTTATGGCCCTGGTCGGTGGGATGCTCGTCCATTCCTGTGAGAGGGGTGGCGGAGCCGGGGACCGCGGCCCGGGCACACATGCGCGGGCCGCGGCAGGGGCCGAGGTCAAGGTCGAGCAATTGAGGGTCGAAGTCCTCGAGATCCTGCCCCATGACCCGACGGCCTTCACCCAGGGCCTGGAGATGAACGGCAGCACGCTGTACGAGAGCACAGGCGTGGTCGGACAGTCCTCGGTTCGGGCGGGGCCGCTCGGCAAGTCTCCCGCGGTCCGCGCCGAGTTGTCCCCGCCGCTGTTCGGCGAGGGAATCACCGTCATGGGGCCGACTCTGTGGCAGCTCACCTGGCAGAACGGCATCGCGGTCGAACGGGACGCAAGGACGCTGGCCGAGTTGCGCCGGGTCCCTTACCAGGACGAAGGCTGGGGAGTGTGCCACCAGCGGCATCGCGACCGGCTGGTGACGAGCAACGGCTCCTCCCGGCTCACTTTCCGGGACCCCAGAACACTCGTGAAGACGGGGGATGTTGCCGTCACCGCCCATGGGAAGCCCTTGGCACGGCTGAATGAGCTGGAATGCGTCGGCGACACCGTGTACGCCAACGTCTGGCCTGCCGACCGGATTGTGCGTATCGACGCCAACACCGGCACGGTATCCGCAGACATCGACGCTCCGGCCCTCCTCGGCGCAGCCGAGAAGCAGCACGCGTACGTCATGAACGGTATTGCGGCCGTTCCCGGAACCGATCAGTTCCTGCTCACCGGCAAGTCGTGGCCCAAGATGTTCCGGGTCGCCTTCGTTCCCAGGTGACTCAGCAGTCAGTAGCGGACGTCGAGCCGGCGACGGCCGGTTTCCGGAGCAGAAGCAGTGCCGCGTCGTCGTGGAGCCGGCCGCCCACGTGCGCCAGCAGCTCGTCGTGCAGCGCAGCGACGGTACGGGACGGCTCATCCGACAAGTGCCGCGCCACCCGCTCGGAGAGCGGGTAGAACTCACGACTGTGGTTGCGGGCCTCGGTGACGCCGTCGGTGTAGAGAAGCAACTGGTCGCCGTCGCTGAAAGGCAGCACCTGGAGGCTCGGGGTCTCACCGGTGAGGGCGCTCATCCCGAGAGGCGGAGCCGGATGGGTCGGTTCGACAGCCATGACGTCGGATCCGCGAACCATCAGCGGAGGGGCGTGTCCGCAGTTGACTACCTCCATGTGCCCGGCCCCGGGGTATCCGGCGACCACAGCGGTGACGAAGTCGTCGGGACCGAGGTTGCGCGCCAGGCTCCGCTCGATCCTGCCGACGACGTCCAGGAGGTCCGGCTCGTCATAGGCGGCCTCACGGAAGACACCGAGCACCAGAGCAGCGGTGCTCACCGCGGGCAGCCCCTTGCCGCGCACATCACCGACGATCAACCTGATCCCGTAAGGGGTGGGCACGAGCGCGTAGAGGTCCCCGCCGATTCGGGCCTCCGCCGCGGCGGCGCTGTAGCGGACAGCCACCTGGAACTGGCCGACAGTGGCAGGCACGGGCTTGAGGAGGGCGTGCTGGGCAGCCTCGGCGACTGAGCGGACGGCTTCCAGTACCCGCTCGCGACGCCCGCGCAGCGCGCTGGCCAGGCTGCTCGTGAGGGTGACGGCGACCAGTGCGGACAGCACAATTGCCTGCTCACGGCCCGGCGCACCGGCACGGTCGCCGAGAACAGCACCCAGTGCCACGGCGATGAAGCCGATACGAAGGACCCCCCACGGCCTGCTGATGGCGGCGGCCAGCGTGGGCCCGACGGCGAGGAGCGGCAACCAAGTCGTCCCGGCTCCGCTGACGAGGGTGAGGAGCGCAACGGCAAAGACGAACAGTGCGGGCACAGCGGCGAGGAGGGCGGCGGTGCCTGGCTGGTCCAGCGTCGCTGTCCCCGAGGCCGGGGCCGCCCCCGGGCGTCCGTCCGGCTGGGCCGGTGCCCCAAAGCAGGCCGCCCGCTTCGTAAGACTGCAGGTCAGTGGGCGGTCGCGCTGGTGGTCTCTGGCCTGACTCAT
It includes:
- a CDS encoding glutaminyl-peptide cyclotransferase: MRLAVVLPVAVMALVGGMLVHSCERGGGAGDRGPGTHARAAAGAEVKVEQLRVEVLEILPHDPTAFTQGLEMNGSTLYESTGVVGQSSVRAGPLGKSPAVRAELSPPLFGEGITVMGPTLWQLTWQNGIAVERDARTLAELRRVPYQDEGWGVCHQRHRDRLVTSNGSSRLTFRDPRTLVKTGDVAVTAHGKPLARLNELECVGDTVYANVWPADRIVRIDANTGTVSADIDAPALLGAAEKQHAYVMNGIAAVPGTDQFLLTGKSWPKMFRVAFVPR
- a CDS encoding nucleotide sugar dehydrogenase: MATKKVVVVGQGYVGLPLAVRVAEAGHSVVGLDVDEMRVKRLAAGESFAEDVTSLRLLAALNSGRYSLSTDYADAAGFDICVITVPTPLKDGVPDLSFVETAAQAVAQQLRPNATVILESTTYPCTTEHVVCPILEAGSGLRAGKDFFLGYSPERIDPGNPTWRLENTPKVVSGLNEISLRHVEQFYDDVVDRTVPVSSPRTAELTKLLENTFRHVNIALVNELAMFCKPLGIDIWEVIDAAATKPFGFMRFLPGPGVGGHCLPIDPSYLSWQVKQTLRHDFRFVTLANDINSHMPDHVVLRVARGLNARRKPVNGSQILVLGLAYKKNTGDIRESPAVAVALGLRQLGAHVLAVEPHVDALRLPEDILCVDLTEEQVAAADAVVIASDHDIFDYAMVEKVADYVFDACNRCRAETVERL
- a CDS encoding MraY family glycosyltransferase, whose amino-acid sequence is MVSAVAGLGALFIAALLTEPLRRLALRRGYTDQPNARRVHVRPTPYLGGIAVAFATLGSASVATLAAKEYDATVGVVLTCAALIAVLGLTDDLRPLSIRFRLCIEAAAALVVVLWCGHPVLFGTWLDVVLAVAWILFTTNAFNLLDNMDGVVSTVTAVTAGFLCCAALSVGLVGTASVMAALAGACAGFLFHNWHPARIFLGDAGSLFVGFLVSSATVVLHRDNAALSGYTSLFLITLVVTADTVLVMVARRREGRPVLQGGRDHIAHRLRRLGLTVRQVAVVIGGFAAMTCLTAVLVMFKIVPQNAVLITVVTVTVVAWGLLLRVPVYAVSRDGQS
- a CDS encoding PP2C family protein-serine/threonine phosphatase, whose product is MSQARDHQRDRPLTCSLTKRAACFGAPAQPDGRPGAAPASGTATLDQPGTAALLAAVPALFVFAVALLTLVSGAGTTWLPLLAVGPTLAAAISRPWGVLRIGFIAVALGAVLGDRAGAPGREQAIVLSALVAVTLTSSLASALRGRRERVLEAVRSVAEAAQHALLKPVPATVGQFQVAVRYSAAAAEARIGGDLYALVPTPYGIRLIVGDVRGKGLPAVSTAALVLGVFREAAYDEPDLLDVVGRIERSLARNLGPDDFVTAVVAGYPGAGHMEVVNCGHAPPLMVRGSDVMAVEPTHPAPPLGMSALTGETPSLQVLPFSDGDQLLLYTDGVTEARNHSREFYPLSERVARHLSDEPSRTVAALHDELLAHVGGRLHDDAALLLLRKPAVAGSTSATDC
- a CDS encoding NAD(P)-dependent oxidoreductase; protein product: MERPKYLVTGGAGFIGSHLVDALLARGEPVVALDDLSTGRLENLASARGQDNFQFVHGSVLDAALVDELVRDCDCAVHLAAAVGVKLIVEQPLNSFTINTKGTETVIGSAHRHGRRVILASTSEIYGKNSSGPLNETSDRVLGSPSVPRWSYSTAKAVDEILAELYRREYGLRSTIVRFFNTVGPRQSPAYGMVIPRFARQSVRGEPLTVYGTGQQSRCFLHVADVVEALLSLIDLPDAVGETFNIGSDEEISILDLAERIIACAESTSSVRRLSYGEAYGPGFEDMERRVPDTTKLRAFTGWQPRRNLDDVLADAVADARSEVRQQAVELVADGPADGETGNSTGQTVLAGPCPV
- a CDS encoding glycosyltransferase encodes the protein MSTATYRTTGFGIPRLRVMRVITRMNIGGPAVQVSALMRGLDPERFDHHLIAGLVGPGEADYLDQRAPDLPVRRIEGLGRAVRPTDDVRCLLELAAAIRRFRPHIVHTHTAKAGALGRAAAVLARVPSRVHTFHGHLLHGYFSPAKTRVVVQTERRLAALSDRLVAVGSRVRDDLVAAGIGKTDQYTVVPPGTRLAIAPEPAEARQLLGLPQGCPVVAYVGRITGIKRPDRFLAVAREVRRTVPAAHFVVCGSGDFQPDPDAVTDLGDSLHLLGWRADVETVYAAADLVLLTSDNEGMPVSLIEAGLAGLPAVATDVGSVAEVVQDRATGLLAGPSSGELARHTVTLLRDGELRRAMGERARTFTTQRFGEERLVADTQALYTSIAVARGWWTASRSKGEHC
- a CDS encoding bifunctional 2-polyprenyl-6-hydroxyphenol methylase/3-demethylubiquinol 3-O-methyltransferase UbiG translates to MIDCSSEVEQGKRFAFGRNWQKFSRLVDEDRIAAARESLVAALGTGDLAGRTFLDIGCGSGLFSLAALQLGAKVHSFDYDPDAVETTRQLRERYASDSDWRVEHGSVLDSSVISRLGQFDIVYSWGVLHHTGALWEALDTACRLVAPGGLLYVSIYNDQGLSSRAWRHVKRTYNSSGPVTRRLLVAGSGMYLNAPRRAVTLLKSAMTGRHPVGGQARRARGMSARYDLIDWVGGYPFEVAAPEEVFRVGRRHGLELRHLKTCGGGLGCNEYVFASIADQDTAQTSPAARSAAAVGTGVTS
- a CDS encoding polysaccharide biosynthesis tyrosine autokinase codes for the protein MTLDLRDYLRVLSRRWRIIAIVALLGTAAGILTSTVATPEYRATTTLFASLQSGADTSQLIQGNSFTQARVQSYTDVATSPAVTKPVVKSLRLKMTPTQLAARISAEAPLNTVLVRLTVTDTRAARAARISNAVATRFAQVIRELERPEKSKSPSPVRLTVTQPAAVPPAPSSPNTALNVTLGLAVGLLLGLGLGVAVETVDTSMRDSKALAECLEGAGGPAVLSSIVQDPKAVRQPVSLRDDRHGLRAEGFRKLRVNLQFAEVDRRPKVIAVTSPLPREGKSSVSVNLAATLAEEGARVCLIDCDLRRPSIAPALGLVRDAGLTTVLVGRAEVHQVLQAAGSFSVLTSGMIPPNPTQLLGSTYFGDLLHTLAEQFDHVVVDTPPVLPFADTAAMAPAIDGYLLVARAGRTSRSQVVDALRILQRVSVPVLGAVLNGAPARGEGEAYGYAYKYRPKQSRKARLTALVSSRSAAGVRSRGPAAKGHGAPLPVPVPVSAKTRP
- a CDS encoding NAD-dependent epimerase/dehydratase family protein, with amino-acid sequence MNVLVTGGAGFIGANLCQELASRPNVGKVIALDDLSTGSAANLEGVDAELIEGSILDPDLLESVVAKVDAVVHLAARPSVPRSLADPVASHSVNATGTVYVLEACRRRSVSVVAASSSSVYGAVPVLPKHEDLPTQPLSPYAASKLATESYVLAYGASFDLRVLAFRFFNVYGPLQSAGHAYAAVIPAFIDALLRGTPMRIFGDGLQTRDFTYVGTVVRVLADAVLRKVTYPGPVNLAFGTRVPLIDLAQQLAEVVGAPADIQHEAARAGDVRHSQAADGLLRGLFPDVAQVPLARGLAETVRWFRTLPEYAELPPAKSLTVEVG